In Zingiber officinale cultivar Zhangliang chromosome 9B, Zo_v1.1, whole genome shotgun sequence, the genomic window CTGATCCCAGATCAACCCCAACATGGCCCTGGTCTAATCTCGGATCAGGTCCAACGCGGCCCTGGTCTTCTGGAGACTAAGATCACCTTCTGGTTGAAAGTTAGCATATTAATATAGCACCTCCGAATAGGTCGAAATAAGCAATAGAGAGTATCGTTTGACTCATAGCAGACTAAAAAACCCATAAGACCTAAAATGGGTGTAATCAGACTTATCTAGGTTGATTAGTAGGTGTAATCGATCAAAATCTACTAATCGACCTAGATTATTTCGATTGCACCAATTTTCAGGTCCTATGAGTTTTTGATGCTGCAAAGAGTATAATAGTTTCCTTTATTGCTTATTTCGGTCTCTCTAGATATGCTCCATTGATATGTTAACTTTCAACTAGAATGTGGTTCTGATCTCTAGAAGACTAGGGCCCACGTTGGGTTTGATCTCTTGACACCAAGCTCACGTTATTCCTTGATCAGAATATTGATCTCGAACAAAATAAGTgagggctcctatgtttggatcaagaggattaGACACCgggcagaaagtcctagttgctgcTAAGCAAGGAAATCCTAGTAAGTCAGGTGGAACGAGAGGCAAGAAGACTTGGTGAGTCGATGATCGAATGTGAGAAGCATGTGGTCCTTTATTTaagagggggagattgttgggttgtaagattgcaaacaaagtcccatattgaaaacaaatAGGAATGATTTTgggtttataagggaaagatatctctattggtatgagataTTTTGGGTAGAGactaaaaataaaaccatgagggcttaataTCAATAGACTAGATAGACAATACCTCATGTATTGAGATGAGAAGTTAACCTTAGGCCCATCCCTACACATGTTTGTTCTCTATGCAGAACCATGTTTCTAATAGCAAGCAATGGTGGTCTTGCACTCACCCACCCCTCGTGCTTGAGAGTTGGTCTCACTATTATATAAGGAGAGGTGTGTTCAACAAGATGAGGGAATTGCAAACCTTTTTAAGTGACCTTAAGTTTAGAAAATTGATTTGTTCAACGGTTAATCTTCTCTAACGGACAAAATTGTCATAACAAAaagtattttctaatttatcttgatgatcgatgaaaattttttatagagTTAGATTGATCATTCCAAAATTAGTCAATAAAActaagtttattattttttttcctcttataGAAGATACCtttctaagtgatcttaggttTAGAAAATTGATTTGTTCAAGGGTTCATCTTCTCTAAAAGACAAAATTGTCATAAAAAAGGTATTTTCTAATTCATCTTGATAatcgatagaaaatttttatagaattagATTGATCATtccaaaattaatcaataaaactaactgaatttattattatttttctcttatagaagataattttatttttctcaatttcaTATTGAGACGACCATTGGAAGATTATTGCACCCTCAATCAATGTTGATTTATAAGCCAGAGTTCTGCTTGAGTACGAGGGATCAAAAGCTCTATcggaattgaattaaaaaaaatggtGGGGTTAAACTAGGAGTGAGAGGAGGTATGGATCAGTAtcaacataaaattaaaataattattgagTAAACATTGAGGAATTGTGGTCGTGACAGAAGTTAcgtgtaagatttttttttaaaaaaaattaaggttgatcttgaagaaaaaaaaaatagatatccatCTTTTTCAGGATCCACAAAATTACAAGCCCACACTTTTCGAGCTTAATGTTAATCTAGTGGCTTGGATGTCATCCATAATGAAGGCCATGAATAGGTcgctttctctcctttttctctttttctcatGGATTTAAAAGTGCACCTAACATAGTACAtgttaattaaaattgatatgaTTGTAAagttttaactaaattaaaatagttttaattaaaaaaaaaaacgcatcttttattattatttttattaaaaggaGGGTATTCCTTTATTACAGCAGTCAAGTCTTACGATATTTTTAAGGAAATCAACTTAATATCTTTCATTCTAATAACTCTATCAAAttaaagtatatatttttttttaaaaaaaattaaagacatTTTTACACTTTAATCAACGTTACTGATACTTTTAAAAcgggaaaaaaaaatagagcGGGCGTCCTTAAAACATATTTTCGTAAAAATACATAACGTTTTTGTAATTTTTCTCCACAAGAAATATGACATAAAACCCgaataaaatgttttttttattccTTTAACGTTTTGTTGTTATTTCTGAAAAAGCAAAATTAGACATTTAAAATAATTGATGGTCTCGATGCACGTCCCCATCATGACCGGTCAAAATCCAAACTGTCCATTTTAAATGAATTCAAGTCGCTTCTTCATGGCCATGACGCCGTTCAATTTCACCAATCGCGAACCTACTTTCATAAATTGCAATAACTACCGGTAATTTATCTCCTCAGTATAATAACTACCGGTAATTTTACAGAATTACAAATTGGTCCTTCTCTTTCCTGTTACGCGGCGCTCCATATTTCCCGCTCCCGCGCTCGCCTTCGTTCTGACACGACGCCGCCCGGCACGAGGACAGCATCATACCCTTCGCGGCGACTGTTCCCAATTCCTCCCTCCCCGGCGCCTCCCTACCGACACCCTTCGCAGGGTCTAGCAGCCTTTTCTGCCCTCCAAGTCCCATCCCCTCACTCTCTCTCCACGAAATGTCGCCATTGCCCCTTCCACGGCGAGACTCCCGAGGCGGAGCCTCCCGCGCTGAGCTCCGTGACTCCCCACCGCCACCGCACGATCACACGCCTCACAGCGGCTTGGCGATGACGTCTCCGCACCGCCAATTTACCCCCGAGGCGCCGCCCCACCTCCACGGCTCCCCAGGTATAGGCGCAGACCCCGGTCCGAGATCGCCCCGATAGTCCTCCGGGGTCAGGGCTGTGTCGGGCGTCTCATAAAGGATAAAGGTGAGATCTTTTTACTGCACTTCCATGAGAGCTGTTCGAGCAGTGGCTTCTTCTGTGCCTCTGATTTGAGAATTCCCCCTTCTCTTTGTCTTGCCGGAGGATGTTGCTAACTATCCACTTTTAAGGTTGTTTTCTTTCTCGTTGTGTGTTTTAGCAGTCAAATTCCACTATTTTTTCCCCCATGTTTCTTCTATCTTTATGTGAAATAAGGATCGTTGGTTCTGCAGACTGTGGACTGCTCTTCGGAGGATAAAAAGAATGTGAGCTGAGAGGCTTTGGCTTGGTAAGGAAGTTGCAAAAATATGAACGAGACAAGAAGGCATTCTGTTGATATCCCTCTAACTAGAACTCTTGTGGCTCTCAAAAGAGTCCGATCACTGAGAGACCCTGATACGAGCTCACTGAGCAAGATTGCTGCTTTAGTCAGCAATATCGTTTTGGAAACCAGCTCGTGCAATGGCCCAATTCTTGGATCAAACAATGGGTGTAAACAGAGTCTTAATCAAAGGATAAAAATGGATCCAGGACAGGGCAGCTTGTCGTATTGTCACCCTTTGGCTCTCGATGCATCTGCAACGAGATTGCCTAAGCACGCATGCATTCATGGTTCCTGTTGCGGCAATGTGCGCAGGTCCTTAGACTCAAAGTTGACGTCTCCTTGTGCCGGTTATCTTGAAGAAGAGTTAGATTTGAGTCGAATTGGCAAATTCGAACAGCTTGAAATGATACGCTCTTCATCCCTTAAGCAATCCGTATATGAAAGATCATATTCTAGTAAGGATGTTGATGTTATGCGGAATGCTGAAGCTCAATGCACCTGCGCTGACGGAGCCTGTAAGCGTGTCTTGTGCTGTAAACCAGTTGGTCCTGCTTCTGAAAAGTGCGATTTTGTTTTCTCCAGAAACGGTAAGGGCGGACTAAGAGGCTGCTGTTCTAGAGCACCAAATTTTGATGATCGAAAGCATCTTTCTCATGTTAAGGGCCGGAAGTTTCAGTTGAATTCTCAGTTTGATAATGAATCTGTTTCGGGTGGAACTGCTCCATCACAAGAGAAAATCATGAGCTTAGTCGACAAATATAAGCCTAAAATGTTCCATGAGCTAGTTGGACAGGATGAGGTAACTCAATGTCTGTCAGATGCCATTTCCAGAAGAAAAATAGCACCGATTTATCTTTTTCATGGTCCTAGGGGTACAGGAAAGACCTCGGCAGCAAGGATCTTCGCTGCCGCTTTGAATTGCAACTCCCACGAGGATTGCCGGCCTTGTGGATCTTGCGAGGATTGTAAGCTGGTGTTCAGCGGTAGCAGCGGGGTTGTCACTGAGTTAGATGCTTCAGAAGCTACTCATCAAGAGTGGTCAAAGTTCCTTTCAGAAAGTGCTCTTGCTCCATGTTCCTCACACTTGAAAATTTTCATCATTGACGAGTGCCAACTTATAGAAAGGAGTACATGGCCAGCCATTTGTAAGACCTTTGAGAAGCTTTCCAAACATGCTGTTTTTATTATGATTACTTCTGAACTGGATAAGTTGCCCTCGACAACTCTGTCTTTGAGTCAAAGATATCATTTCTCGAGCCTAAAGAAGGATGATATAATTATCAGGTTGCAAAAAATTTGCATGGAAGAAGAATTAGAAGTTGAGAAGGATGTGCTTATTTTTCTTGCCAAGGAATCAAGTGGTTCTCTTCGTGATGCAATAGCAACACTTGATCAGCTGGCTTTGCTCGGTAAAAGGATAACCTCATCCCTTGCTTATGAACTAGTAAGTAGTAATGCACGCTTCGCACACTTGTGACCATTGACAATGCACGGAAGGTAAATTTAATTGTGTTTGTTGTTCAGATGGGCGTTATTTCTGAAGCTGATTTGCTCAATCTGCTACGATCAGCGCTATCTTCAGACACTCCTAGTACTGTTAAACGAGCAAGGGAGCTTATGGGCACTGGAATTGATCCAATGAAGCTAACATCTCAGCTTGCAAAAGTCATCACTGATATTCTTTCTGGTGGAGGTGGATCTATTGCTTCCAAATTCGGTAAGAGCATGTAATGAATGGTCTTGTTTTCTATAGGGACGATAAGGTGTACTGGCAAAAACTATATGTTCATTGTTCAAGTATCAGAAATTGTTtatttcaatttgaaaaactgaaagcAATAAAATGTGATTGCTAAATGAATTTACGAACATGTTTTAGTTCTTTCGGTGTATATTGGAAAATTGATCGATCACAATAGAGTATCAAGCTaacactatgtgccaattaaaacTACTGATAGCATGTTATGTTTTATACATTCGAGTTCATCTTCACCCTTGAAAAGTTACCTTTGCAGTTGCTGAAGCTAGTAAGGAGAAACTGACCAATGCATTGAAAATACTGGTTGAAACTGAAAAGCAATTGAGAACTTCAAAGGATAAATCTACATGGCTCACTGCAGCCCTTCTACAGTTTAATACTGGAGAATCGTTTTCCTCGTCAAACAAGAAGGATCCTAAGGCATCTTGTGAAGTTGCACACTCAAGAGGTAGTCCAGTATTTTGATCCAATTAGTAATTCAAATAATGTTCAATTTGTTGAGGGTAAAAGCTTGATTTATTTGTTCTATGCAGATGATGATAAATATTTATTAacgtcacaaaaggagagtatgGAAAGTTCTACTTTTTCGAACAATCAGTTATCCGATTTGGAAAAGCATTATGAAGAAGCAGAACTAAAATACATATGGAGGGAAACCATCAAGAACTGCCAGTCAAAATCACTAAAAAACTTCTTATCAAAAGAGGGCACTCTGGCATCTATTCGGGTTCATGAAGGTAAAACAAGTTGCAGTCTTGATTTTTGTTAGGGATAGAAAATGTTGttggttaaaaaaaaagaagtttttgAGTCAATTCTTAACTGAATAAGCAACATTGATTTCCATGAGTTCAGTTGTtttgataaggtaatatcaaactccttttttttttctttcaattttcagGTATGGCAGTTGCTGATGTAGTATTTTGTGATCTGGATCATGCGCATAAGGCCGAAGAATTCCGAGAAATAATTGTAGCTTCTCTTCAAAGCATTCTCAGTCGCAATGTGGATGTTAGAATCAGTCTCGGTGGATTGGCTCCAATTAGGATGTCCAGAAGAAAACCATTCAGATTTTTATGCTGCACTGGTGGTGGAAAGCAAAAGACAGTATATTCATCCACAAAAGGTACAAATTTTCATGGAAGAAGACTCTGCCAGGTGGATTTTCAAAAACACTAAACGCGCAAGGAAATCGACAAACCTTGAAAGGGGAAGTGAAACCAACAAACAATTTGAGTTCTCTTCGCAGACAAAAGAAATCAACGCCGCTCCTAATATGATCATCATAGTTGTTTTCCTTGAAGTCGATCATCATCGAAAGAGAATGTGGAATGGTTCCTACTACATTTGCTTGTGGCATTCAAAGCAACACATTCAACTGAATGATACTCATTTCTTTTTGATCTGAATGCATCTTCTGTATTCATGAAAGAAACTTGTATTTTCTATGAAACAGATATTTTGATCGAATCAAATATGTTCCTTGTTCTCTCATTAATCTATTGTAGATTTTGCTTCAATTTGAAAAGAAAGAGGTTAACATTTTAATGCTGTTGCTGATTTTGAATTGAAAATatgattgtatatatatatagatatatatataatttaggttGCCTTTAAGATATTTACCtcatttaaaattagaattttagtCGTTTATTATtctcttattattttttaatgtattttttaaaataatttttgattggAAAAAAATGTATAAAAACACCACGCGATTCAAAACTATGATTAaagaattacaaaaaaaaaattgaaattttttaatcTGATTATTTTCCTACTTGGTGGATTCCTTCATCGGATCGGATCCAGTTTAAATCCGCCTTCGCCATTCGGATCCAGTATATAAATTCCTCCCACGCGTGAGGTGCCCCAATGAGCACGTGGGAACATCTTGTCTCTCTTCCGGTGATCGCCGTTTATGCTCCCCTCCTCTTTCCCGTTCCTTCCGGTCGCCGCCTCCTCCGGCGAAGTCAACACGCTATCTCTAGTCCCAATTTCTGCGATCTCTTCTTGTCATTACTTGAATCGAGGTGGAGAATCCGATTTTCATCCGGCTCGTTCGCCCGTGCTTTATAGCCCTAACGCCGAGCTGTTGCTTTGATCTCGCCGGCGATTGTGATGGGTTCGTTAGGCGTCCGATTTTACTTGCTTCTACTCCGATATCTAGCTGTGAGTTTTGCCCTTAAATGCATGATTGGTGTTTCTTCCCCATGTAGATTATGTGCGAAAGCTTCGCCTTTTGAGTAAATCCATTTTGAGTGGCTTCCCTGCCTCGTTTCTGGTGTTCCGTTTTTGGTGTTTCTCCTTTGGCGCCTGATTATTTCAGGTGACGTTGGAGTTAAGAGGCTTTGGCTGTAGCAAAAGAGGAATCCACAGACTTGTCAAATCATGCCGAGGTTAGTTTTTTTGGGGACACGATTAGTGGTCCATGGTAATTTTTCGGATAGCAAGCATAAATTTGAAATTGTTAGCTATATGCCACTTGATTTCTTCTATTGGAGACTTAACCAAGGCATGTTTTTGCTGAAAGTTTTCAGTGCCACATCTCACATCTCTTAGTTGTGACATAATTGTAGCAATTCTCTTAAATCTAATTCACAGTTGCTCCTAAAGATCTGAAAATTTGAAACTTTCACCTAGTCTAAAACCAATCAGGAAAGTAGTTCATTTATTTCCTACATTGCTGATGCTTATAATAGTGATAATTCCGTAATACCAGCTGCTAGAAaataactgttgtcttttagttgGAGAAATTGATTCGTCTAATTCCTTGGTAAATTTTTTAGCCTGGCTTTGAAACCTTGTGTGTCTGTTACCATAGTTTAGTCCAGGGCCAAGAACTTCTATCCACATGAAAAAATTGAATGACCAGTGCTACATTGGTCAccaatttacaaacctaatgccCTTTTCCTTGTACATAATGTAcatagctaaatatttttcatttatagGCTAACATATATCTAGTATTATAACCGGATTGTTGCAGTTATATTATGAACATATACCCTACTTTGATTTAACACAATTTAACACATTTTTCACGCATTTCTAGGTATTTGGATTTTCTAAAAGTCAAAAAAGTTGGCAACACTTTTCGGCAAAATTCAAGAACTATATTTGCCAATACAAATCCTAGATTATCCTCAACAAATGCTTTAGCTTTCTCAGACAAATTGCTTCCTCTGTACAAGGTTTTTGGTAGACAACATAACCTATTGATACTCTCTAAAATTGAGGAAAACATGTCCAAGAATAACCCCTTCAGGAAGGTTTTTGCCCTTTCAGCTCAGAAGTCAGTAACCCATCATTCTCAAGTTGTCTGGAAAAAGTTTTGTATGACATACTCTTGCAAAGGAATTGTCTCTTCACCTATCAGAAAACTAGCTTGTGCTACATGCTTTCATATTGCTCGATCCCCTCTAGTCCCTACTTTTCTAGCTTTTGTTGCTGGGGAGATTGCATTATCCAAGATGGCTTGGTCAGATGGGGAGTATTTTCCATCACGTAATGAACTTTATATGCGAGCACAAGATAGCCGTATTTTCCTGGCTTCGATTGTTCTCTCAGTCTTGGAGTGTTTTATTTTGTTACTGAGGGCAATCTATTTGGCCATCTTGTTTTCACCTATGATGGTAACGGCTCCATTTGCTGATAGTTCTGGTACTTGGTTCAGGGAAGTGTGGATTCATCTTGTTCGTTCTACTTTGGAAAAAGCAGGGCCAGCATTCATAAAATGGGGTCAATGGGCTGCGACACGTCCGGATCTCTTTCCTAGTGATCTTTGCactgagctggcaaaacttcatACTCATGCACCTGCACATAGTTTTTCCTACACAAAAAAGTCTATAGAAAAAGCCTTTGGCCGCAAAATATCTGATGTTTTTGAGAATTTTGAAGAGGAACCTGTGGCGTCTGGAAGtgtagctcaagttcatcgggctTCCTTGAAATTTCAACATCCTGGTAAACCACTGAAACACGCAGTTGTTGCTGTAAAAGTTAGACATCCTGGTGTTGGTGAGTCGATTAGGAGGGATTTTGCAATTATTAATATGGTGGCCAAAATTTCCCACTTTATCCCCACACTGAGCTGGTTGCGCCTGGATGAAAGTGTGCAACAGTTTGCTGTTTTCATGATGTCTCAAGTAGATCTTGCTAGGGAGGCTGCACATCTGAGCCGCTTTATCTATAATTTTCGCAGGTGGAAGGATGTATCTTTTCCAAAACCTCTCTACCCATTTGTCCATCCTGCCGTGTTAGTGGAGACTTTTGAACATGGAGAAAGTGTTTCTCACTATGTTGATGAACTTGAAGGACATGATCGACTCAAGAGTGCTCTTGCTCATATTGGAACTCATGCACTCTTGAAGATGCTTTTGGTATAGTCTTTTTTTGAGTTCTTTGGTGTGTTTTTATGCCATCCTATTTTCTAGGTTATGGTCTCAGTGTTGCATATTATGGATGAATAGATAACTCCTTATCTTTTTTGCCTGTCTATGTTACTTTCACATCCACATGGTTTGTGGATCAGTTAAGTTCACCTCAATGAAGTGCATTAGTCTCAAAAAAGAGGTTTACCAAATTTTTTGAATCCTTCTCTGTTGGTGAACTTACATGCAATTTTGTTTCTACTAGTTTTTCATAGAGCATCTTTACACGTAATGGTGACGGTCTTCCACAAAAATGTCAAAACCTTTTGGTCCTTTCAAGGATAAGAATCAAGGTCTTCATCACTTTTTCTAATGGAAATTTCCTCAAGAACACATGCAGCTTTATAACTATTTCAACATTCCATTTGTTCTTGTttagaatcaatatttttttggaGCTGGTCTTTCTTTTCATAGTGACTTAAAGTCAATTTTCTACAGGTGGACAATTTTGTCCATGCAGATATGCATCCTGGAAACATCCTTGTTCGGACTCAAACCAAAAGCTCTAAAAAAGGAATAGTTAAATCAAGGCCTCATGTGGTCTTTCTTGATGTAGGCATGATTGCAGAGCTTTCGGGTACTGATCGTGTAAATCTACTTGATTTCTTTAAGGCTGTAGCTCTTCGAGATGGAAGAACTGCTGCTGAGTGCACCTTAAGGTTATCAAAAAATCAGAAGTGCCCTAATCCAAATGCCTTCATTGAGGTACTTTATGTTGCTCCCTCCTTTGCATGGTCAATTTTCCCAATAGTTGTCTTTCTCTATGTTGCAATATTTTTTTTTGGTGATTGGTTTATCTGCCTTATCATGTACATATAGAGTTGTAATGTGTTTTTTGGTTTTTAAGCACTAGTAAATTGAACAATGCTCCATAGTTCTTTCATGAACCTCAAAATGTTCATATGATCAGAATCTTCAATTTTCAGTATTAAAAATCACAATGTTTCTCTATTAAATTCTTGCATTGAGAATATAATCCTGGCAGCACGACTATTTAAGCTCTACTTCTAAGTGCCACAACTAGCTTGTATCCACATTCTAGGCTAGTTTTCTTATTTGTATCTTCTTGGAAACCTCTGTATAAATCAGCTTTGTCATTCTTGGATCATCTGCAGGAAACATGTTCAGTCTGTTAAATGTGCCATGATTGGTTTTACAGATCTACAGATGCTACAGTAAAGATTTTTCACATGGTGCCTCTGACAACTAGAGTGATGCTTAGTGGAGTCTTTTCTAGTTTAGTAATATAACTATAGTATACCTACTTTTATTCATTAGCATGACCTTAGGTATCAATAGTTACAATTTGTGATATTCTTTTAGCCTAGTTGTTCTATATTGCACATTAATTCAAGCCTTtatcctgttttttttttttttttgaaaaatggtaTAAACTTACTGCAACTGTATTCTAATTTATTAGATGTACAAGAGTTCCATTTGTTTCAAGTTCTTGTCATTTTGTTATAATAGGCAAGTCAAATAAATTTGTATCCCTACTTTGATGATTGCACTTGATTTCACTTGAGCTGCATTTCCTATCTGTTCTCTACTTCAGATAACTCATTTTCCTGCACAGTAGTGCTTCTTTAGTGGTGATTTGTCAATTAAGAGGGAGACACTTTTCTAATATTTATAGTTGATGGACCATCACACTTGTCTATGTGAGACTAATGAGCATGAGTTATCCTAGTTTCAACGTACTCCCTCAAGTCCATCATGACTCGGATGGAGGTATGAATCtagttttgatatcatgttaCATTAGAGTGAAGCTCATTCTATCTGAAAATGAGTCCTCACTAGAAATGGGAACACTCTTATATAAACATAATGGATCACTACACTTGTCCATGTTAGACTAATTGACCTGGATCTCCTAGTTTCAACATCAATCATCTCTAAAAATGCAGC contains:
- the LOC122022337 gene encoding protein STICHEL-like 2 produces the protein MNETRRHSVDIPLTRTLVALKRVRSLRDPDTSSLSKIAALVSNIVLETSSCNGPILGSNNGCKQSLNQRIKMDPGQGSLSYCHPLALDASATRLPKHACIHGSCCGNVRRSLDSKLTSPCAGYLEEELDLSRIGKFEQLEMIRSSSLKQSVYERSYSSKDVDVMRNAEAQCTCADGACKRVLCCKPVGPASEKCDFVFSRNGKGGLRGCCSRAPNFDDRKHLSHVKGRKFQLNSQFDNESVSGGTAPSQEKIMSLVDKYKPKMFHELVGQDEVTQCLSDAISRRKIAPIYLFHGPRGTGKTSAARIFAAALNCNSHEDCRPCGSCEDCKLVFSGSSGVVTELDASEATHQEWSKFLSESALAPCSSHLKIFIIDECQLIERSTWPAICKTFEKLSKHAVFIMITSELDKLPSTTLSLSQRYHFSSLKKDDIIIRLQKICMEEELEVEKDVLIFLAKESSGSLRDAIATLDQLALLGKRITSSLAYELMGVISEADLLNLLRSALSSDTPSTVKRARELMGTGIDPMKLTSQLAKVITDILSGGGGSIASKFVAEASKEKLTNALKILVETEKQLRTSKDKSTWLTAALLQFNTGESFSSSNKKDPKASCEVAHSRDDDKYLLTSQKESMESSTFSNNQLSDLEKHYEEAELKYIWRETIKNCQSKSLKNFLSKEGTLASIRVHEGMAVADVVFCDLDHAHKAEEFREIIVASLQSILSRNVDVRISLGGLAPIRMSRRKPFRFLCCTGGGKQKTVYSSTKGTNFHGRRLCQVDFQKH
- the LOC122024277 gene encoding probable serine/threonine-protein kinase abkC; amino-acid sequence: MPRYLDFLKVKKVGNTFRQNSRTIFANTNPRLSSTNALAFSDKLLPLYKVFGRQHNLLILSKIEENMSKNNPFRKVFALSAQKSVTHHSQVVWKKFCMTYSCKGIVSSPIRKLACATCFHIARSPLVPTFLAFVAGEIALSKMAWSDGEYFPSRNELYMRAQDSRIFLASIVLSVLECFILLLRAIYLAILFSPMMVTAPFADSSGTWFREVWIHLVRSTLEKAGPAFIKWGQWAATRPDLFPSDLCTELAKLHTHAPAHSFSYTKKSIEKAFGRKISDVFENFEEEPVASGSVAQVHRASLKFQHPGKPLKHAVVAVKVRHPGVGESIRRDFAIINMVAKISHFIPTLSWLRLDESVQQFAVFMMSQVDLAREAAHLSRFIYNFRRWKDVSFPKPLYPFVHPAVLVETFEHGESVSHYVDELEGHDRLKSALAHIGTHALLKMLLVDNFVHADMHPGNILVRTQTKSSKKGIVKSRPHVVFLDVGMIAELSGTDRVNLLDFFKAVALRDGRTAAECTLRLSKNQKCPNPNAFIEEVDKSFTFWGTADGDVVHPAECMHQLLEQVRRHKVNIDGNVCTVMVTTLVLEGWQRKLDPDYDVMRTLQALLFKTDWAQSLSYTIEGLMAP